One segment of Nocardioides sp. QY071 DNA contains the following:
- the rdgB gene encoding RdgB/HAM1 family non-canonical purine NTP pyrophosphatase — translation MKVLVASRNAKKLEEMRRILAEHMSTVEVVGLDDVTPFDEPVEDQPTFEGNALLKARAGVAATGLPTLADDSGLCVDALNGMPGVLSARWSGPPKSDERNNELLLAQLADVPDERRSAHFACAVAVVHPDGRELVVEGRMDGSVIREVRGSGGFGYDVLFVATERPGLTTAELSRDDKDAISHRGRALREVAPLVAQLLS, via the coding sequence GTGAAGGTGCTCGTCGCCTCGCGCAACGCCAAGAAGCTCGAGGAGATGCGCCGCATCCTCGCCGAGCACATGAGCACCGTCGAGGTCGTCGGCCTCGACGACGTCACGCCCTTCGACGAGCCGGTCGAGGACCAGCCGACCTTCGAGGGCAACGCGCTGCTCAAGGCCCGCGCCGGCGTCGCCGCCACCGGCCTGCCCACCCTCGCCGACGACTCCGGCCTCTGCGTCGACGCCCTCAACGGCATGCCCGGCGTCCTCTCCGCCCGCTGGTCGGGCCCTCCGAAGAGCGACGAGCGCAACAACGAGCTCCTCCTCGCCCAGCTCGCCGACGTGCCGGACGAGCGTCGTTCGGCGCACTTCGCCTGCGCCGTCGCCGTGGTCCACCCCGACGGCCGCGAGCTCGTCGTCGAGGGCCGGATGGACGGCAGCGTGATCCGCGAGGTGCGGGGCAGCGGCGGCTTCGGGTACGACGTCCTGTTCGTCGCCACCGAGCGCCCCGGCCTGACCACCGCCGAGCTGTCCCGCGACGACAAGGACGCCATCTCCCACCGCGGCAGGGCGCTGCGCGAGGTCGCGCCGCTGGTGGCTCAGCTGCTGAGCTGA
- a CDS encoding carboxypeptidase regulatory-like domain-containing protein → MSTATARRILAVVCSLLLTLGLGASLSAPAAAAAAPADVPGTISGTVTDADTGGALAGIQVIAWCHYDDDGDGYPYWDWCWDAVTEDSVTTLTGSDGSYQLAVPAGTYRIGFEDPQQRYLTSYHPQADRVGEADDLLVAAGALVPGIDAALHWGGLISGTLTSSDGQPLAEADVEVYRENDGDLAYDEYYGYTEEDGSYSVGPLPDGEYRVGFFAWDHVSEYYDDRSSLQAADPLTVADAATLTADAVLSPGASISGIVTDETAAPLEDIQVRLYEYDADYDYWDWTRSTSTDAEGHYALRRLTPGTTYRVGFSAYDGAHVREFYDDEQSVEQATDIVLADEQQFTASAALARGGRISGQVSGADGEPLSDISVEVYREVSGEVVAEEFYGYTDENGSYEVGGLPDGDYRVAFLPWDDIHASEYYDDQPTLAQAEVLHLAGGSSVVADAELGLRGSITGQVTDEDGTPLGGISVQLHTGVPGGDDGGSTSCCWETEADGRYRIPVDPGRYALEFEDHSGVHVSEFYDDQPSLEQATGVVVAGDETVVADARLALGSSVTGTVTAQGGMPLGDTSVTVYRYEPVYDYWYWWDRTHTDAQGHYAIGDLTPSTPYRLRFHATDGQHVDEYFDDRTSLEEATDIVLGEHETFTADAELSTAGRVTGTIRDEAGDLLGDVSVSVYRQATTGDDWSWAGNAWSSDGNYAVGGLGSGTYRVEFAPSDGLHGTEQYDDVSVVVGQDTTVDAVLELRYGAISGVVSDDSGPLAGIWVSAQSSGAYRSALTDEDGRYRIDQLPPADYLLYFDVSNEDFHSPEYYDDAEGYDQATPVAVTLGATATADASLAVVGGALAGTVRDPDGTPLRGATAILYRDDGGSWNSVAWSSTDFEGRYRFRRQPEGTYRVGLAPNDDVHLAAFHGGADLAGASDVVLRLGEVTTIETSLPVGAAISGVVTGSASEPLEDVGVTAYRVDPDTGAPEALLTRYTSADGTFRIGALPAGTYRVGYRLEETHAAEYFDDAGSLGDAEDLVLALGQTGTANAVLAPRIENLTPPTIQGVARIGEPLSVDVGTWSYPDASYTYQWYRNGSVLSSATGSTYTPTNDNAWFYGTDLDAQISVRVTATKLGHLPREAWAAAVGPVQKGIITHLTPPAISGTVRVGETLSVAGDTWQPGSVSRSYTWLRDGQPTGVTGTSYPLAAADLGARISVRTTVAKDAYVTTSQDSAETDPVALGVIDNLSPATVTGIPRSGETLTADVGSWRPAEVTPEYRWLRDGEPVAGATGPTYLLTEADATHRVAVEVTATKTAYAPTSSTSPQSARVTHGLIAATTSPSVSGVTRVGEELSVDSGTWNTADLSLAYQWLRDGEPIGATGATYRLRAADLEHRISVRIDATRADYDPGFATTAEVGPIAPGQFTSVAAPAVEGTPQVGVRLTIAGNGWDPTPEETAYQWLRDGTPIAGATGTSYVPGPVDVDGRIAVEVSVSSDAYEPAVLRSVESAPVALGALDNTAVPEVSGTARVGETLSATAGGWAPDGVTTTYQWRRDGAPIPGATAATYPLVPADANARITVAVTATLAGYAPAESASAATAPVTYDVVANVTRPTVTGTARVGETLSATDGTWTPTGTTPAFQWLRDGTPIPGATARTRVLRAADLGARISVEVTASRDQYDPARATSEETVAVTPGALANVTAPTILGSTRVERTLTVDPGTWAPVSVEGYAYQWLRDGSAIDGATDATYVLTDDDLDAEIGLRVTASKAGYDSATATAPPTSAIRPADHAPTVEVTVAPGLTGAAPYAARIEIAADDPEHDPLTYRVEPGDGSGALTGGIVEPVQAVDHVFATVGSFAVRVLVSDGENTTTRIVRVTSLLPEPLVAVGGEPVAAVAGTPVTLDAGASRPAALIDSYEWDFGDGAHGSGVAARHTYASAGTFPVTLTVTAGTEVATATTTVTVSKTPVTPGLQVTIRDGDALLSGAQASVRMPDGTRISGVTDGSGGMTLHGLPDGSTAVDVWAPGYLPATVTATLSDGGGSLDVSLVRGDVGSAVLESHPLTLDELWDRGIDLDAAENQHIFEAEIRLHFVVEEPDEPGTYQPQSLPVTLTAVEGGGYYLGCSGGCPGGGGGGGGSLVLGGSTYTPRITVVEGAPIIEWLVIPVRGSWAKEFFDVSMIVQNLGTGGATFRPGLATLDLPSGLALATTWDGQQQTLTRTVPAIPAGGSQTISWTVRGDEEGFYDLEATYDSVLDPFDAPLTLVARSEHPLHVWAGSALTLSVTVDGEVERWMPYRVTTTLTNSTCAAIGPGCDEVGPTLYNVRLALGERPENAPADQARYVYGPNEQTQDAAMILPPGASVQVDTIVMPGIGTDDDDPAGAPIGDVEAIKEKVVRVMQLDTAQSMLTQTAGTPINIDDEIHVHDGLTPHTRLDIDKVDDGAEERIELDWDPVSLPGKTVTGYRVYTRDSLTGGSWRVLPAGVSSTTWPAGTTQASYPLGTPGLGGYFTVIAVYAGGTLATHRLVFGPAKYVALGDSFSAGEGVPEFSAGSATDIDSTGGPATWEKAWALVTGDQAGNTCHRSSRGSYSRLLSAEPELSSWLAPARFAACSGAVTKDLVEPNPDNENEPAQTDSLSEATRAVTMTMGGNDADFGGIIKACLNPLQSCAADLYGNSGVRWEWLARTEVELNKGFDVVTSAADVLAECPLETASVIGMAKCGMAIRDYYLALKRATGDRDRDASALFVYADVLRKRLEASYEKVLAEAPNATLYVADYPRQLRAGRASKACEVTPFGDLSVIDPVEGVLLNGFVDQLNEEIAEALENVRARHPDRSVIYVPVAEEFAGHELCVDGELNPDSAFNPLINDVLSWPDAYGKVAYSFHPNALGQELYRDAFRQAMTGQTRKLVEMETSSITPAQSEVPPFTDGVVARVRHAEVTPVAISLLGPDGQVVHAGDPGTTSGDENGVTWLRLADPAPGLWRVEVELADPAPAAKGASERGLLATALAADEPVAPTLVEVELSVEASPDAPVASATLTGPTSGSYRFDASGSHGRGDEQLSVDWLFADGATATGRVVDHAFAAGIEPSALLTVTTADGRSASVDVTLAPPPAPALVPVGDPSVTADVAEGDPVVPGVVLTASGDWIPQPAGTTFRWLRDGDPISGATASTYRVTAQDAGHALRVEITASREGFEPGEARSAALAVPEEPVEPTVTNTVLPVISGTPAVGQTLTVSPGSWTPADVVLSYAWFAGASPIPGASGPTATSLLLTAAQQDAVITVRVTATVGDVSQAVTTVGTPAVRAAGGGGGGVGPTAGPGSAACTAATQALSTAQAVLADVSQRLKSAKAKLKKARKARRTAQVTKLKKKVAKLKKSRTAAHATVTTALGSVGSAC, encoded by the coding sequence ATGAGCACCGCGACCGCGCGGCGGATCCTGGCGGTCGTCTGCTCGCTCCTGCTGACGCTCGGCCTCGGCGCCTCCCTGAGCGCGCCCGCCGCAGCCGCCGCGGCGCCGGCCGACGTCCCGGGCACGATCTCCGGCACCGTGACCGACGCCGACACCGGCGGGGCGCTCGCCGGCATCCAGGTCATCGCCTGGTGCCACTACGACGACGACGGCGACGGCTATCCGTACTGGGACTGGTGCTGGGACGCGGTCACCGAGGACTCCGTCACGACCTTGACGGGCAGCGACGGCAGCTACCAGCTGGCCGTGCCGGCCGGGACCTACCGGATCGGCTTCGAGGACCCGCAGCAGCGCTACCTCACCAGCTACCACCCGCAGGCCGACCGCGTCGGCGAGGCCGACGACCTCCTCGTCGCGGCGGGTGCTCTCGTGCCGGGCATCGACGCCGCCCTGCACTGGGGCGGTCTGATCTCGGGCACGCTCACGAGCTCCGACGGCCAGCCGCTCGCCGAGGCGGACGTCGAGGTCTACCGCGAGAACGACGGCGACCTCGCGTACGACGAGTACTACGGCTACACCGAGGAGGACGGCAGCTACTCGGTCGGTCCGCTGCCGGACGGCGAGTACCGCGTCGGCTTCTTCGCGTGGGATCACGTGAGCGAGTACTACGACGACCGGTCGAGCCTGCAGGCGGCCGATCCGCTCACCGTGGCGGATGCCGCGACGCTGACCGCCGACGCGGTGCTGAGCCCCGGCGCCTCGATCTCCGGCATCGTGACCGACGAGACGGCTGCGCCGCTGGAGGACATCCAGGTGCGGCTCTACGAGTACGACGCGGACTACGACTACTGGGACTGGACCCGCTCGACCTCCACCGACGCCGAGGGGCACTATGCCCTGCGCCGCCTCACGCCGGGCACGACCTATCGTGTCGGCTTCTCGGCTTACGACGGCGCGCACGTGCGCGAGTTCTACGACGACGAGCAGAGCGTCGAGCAGGCCACCGACATCGTGCTCGCCGACGAGCAGCAGTTCACGGCGAGCGCCGCGCTCGCGCGCGGTGGCCGGATCTCCGGTCAGGTCTCCGGCGCCGACGGGGAGCCGTTGTCGGATATCAGCGTCGAGGTCTACCGCGAGGTCTCCGGAGAGGTCGTGGCGGAGGAGTTCTACGGCTACACCGACGAGAACGGCTCCTACGAGGTCGGCGGGCTGCCCGACGGCGACTACCGGGTCGCCTTCCTGCCGTGGGACGACATCCACGCCAGCGAGTACTACGACGACCAGCCCACCCTCGCGCAGGCCGAGGTGCTGCACCTGGCCGGTGGCTCGAGCGTCGTCGCGGACGCCGAGCTGGGACTGCGCGGCTCGATCACGGGCCAGGTCACCGACGAGGACGGCACGCCGCTGGGGGGCATCTCGGTGCAACTGCACACCGGCGTCCCCGGGGGCGACGACGGGGGCTCGACGAGCTGCTGCTGGGAGACCGAGGCCGACGGCAGGTACCGGATCCCGGTCGACCCTGGCCGCTACGCACTCGAGTTCGAGGACCACAGCGGCGTCCACGTCAGCGAGTTCTACGACGACCAGCCGAGCCTGGAGCAGGCCACCGGGGTCGTGGTGGCCGGCGACGAGACCGTCGTCGCCGACGCCCGGCTCGCGCTGGGCTCCTCGGTCACCGGCACCGTGACCGCCCAGGGCGGCATGCCGCTCGGCGACACCTCCGTGACCGTCTACCGCTACGAGCCCGTCTACGACTACTGGTACTGGTGGGACAGGACCCACACCGACGCGCAAGGGCACTACGCGATCGGCGACCTCACCCCCAGCACGCCCTACCGGTTGCGCTTCCACGCCACCGACGGCCAGCACGTCGACGAGTACTTCGACGACCGGACCAGTCTCGAGGAGGCCACCGACATCGTGCTCGGCGAGCACGAGACGTTCACCGCGGACGCCGAGCTGAGCACGGCGGGGCGGGTCACCGGCACCATCCGGGACGAGGCCGGCGACCTGCTCGGCGATGTCTCGGTCTCCGTCTACCGACAGGCCACGACCGGCGACGACTGGTCGTGGGCGGGCAACGCCTGGAGCTCGGACGGCAACTATGCGGTCGGTGGTCTCGGCTCGGGTACCTACCGGGTCGAGTTCGCGCCCAGCGACGGGCTCCACGGCACCGAGCAGTACGACGACGTGAGCGTCGTCGTGGGTCAGGACACCACGGTCGACGCCGTGCTCGAGCTGCGGTACGGCGCGATCTCGGGCGTCGTGTCCGACGACAGCGGACCGCTCGCCGGCATCTGGGTGAGCGCCCAGTCGTCCGGCGCCTACCGCTCGGCGCTGACCGACGAGGACGGGCGGTACCGGATCGACCAGCTGCCGCCTGCCGACTACCTGCTGTACTTCGACGTCAGCAACGAGGACTTCCACAGCCCGGAGTACTACGACGACGCGGAGGGCTACGACCAGGCCACGCCGGTCGCCGTCACGCTCGGCGCGACCGCCACGGCCGACGCGAGCCTGGCGGTCGTCGGCGGCGCCCTCGCCGGGACCGTTCGCGATCCCGACGGCACACCCCTGCGCGGCGCCACGGCGATCCTCTACCGCGACGACGGCGGCTCGTGGAACTCCGTGGCCTGGAGCTCGACCGACTTCGAGGGCCGCTACCGCTTCCGCCGGCAGCCCGAGGGCACCTACCGCGTCGGGCTCGCCCCGAACGACGACGTCCACCTGGCCGCCTTCCACGGTGGCGCGGACCTGGCCGGGGCCAGTGACGTGGTGCTGCGGCTCGGTGAGGTGACGACCATCGAGACCAGCCTCCCGGTCGGCGCGGCGATCAGCGGCGTCGTGACCGGCTCCGCGAGCGAGCCACTCGAGGATGTGGGTGTCACCGCCTACCGGGTCGACCCTGACACCGGCGCTCCTGAGGCGTTGCTCACCAGGTACACGTCGGCGGACGGCACCTTCCGGATCGGCGCGCTGCCCGCCGGCACGTACCGGGTCGGCTACCGGCTCGAGGAGACCCACGCCGCCGAGTACTTCGACGACGCCGGCTCTCTCGGTGACGCCGAGGACCTGGTGCTCGCCCTGGGACAGACGGGCACCGCGAACGCGGTCCTCGCGCCCCGGATCGAGAACCTCACGCCGCCGACGATCCAGGGCGTCGCGCGGATCGGCGAGCCGCTGAGCGTCGACGTCGGCACCTGGAGCTACCCGGACGCGAGCTACACCTACCAGTGGTACCGGAACGGGTCCGTGCTGTCGTCGGCGACCGGCTCGACGTACACACCCACCAATGACAACGCCTGGTTCTACGGCACCGACCTCGACGCCCAGATCAGCGTCCGGGTCACCGCGACCAAGCTCGGCCACCTCCCGCGCGAGGCCTGGGCGGCGGCGGTCGGACCGGTGCAGAAGGGCATCATCACCCACCTCACGCCGCCCGCGATCAGCGGCACGGTCCGGGTGGGGGAGACGCTGAGCGTCGCAGGCGACACCTGGCAGCCGGGATCGGTGAGCCGGAGCTACACCTGGCTGCGCGACGGCCAGCCCACCGGCGTCACCGGGACCAGCTACCCGCTCGCGGCCGCCGACCTCGGCGCACGGATCTCGGTGCGGACCACGGTCGCCAAGGACGCGTACGTCACCACCTCGCAGGACAGCGCCGAGACCGACCCGGTGGCCCTCGGCGTCATCGACAACCTGAGCCCGGCGACGGTCACCGGGATCCCGCGCTCCGGCGAGACCCTGACCGCGGACGTCGGCAGCTGGCGTCCCGCCGAGGTCACGCCGGAGTACCGGTGGCTGCGCGACGGCGAGCCGGTCGCCGGCGCGACCGGACCGACGTACCTGCTCACCGAGGCCGACGCGACCCACCGGGTCGCGGTCGAGGTCACCGCGACCAAGACGGCGTACGCGCCCACCAGCTCGACCTCTCCACAGAGCGCACGAGTGACCCACGGCCTGATCGCCGCCACGACGAGCCCGTCCGTCAGCGGCGTGACCCGGGTCGGCGAGGAGCTCAGCGTCGACTCCGGCACCTGGAACACCGCCGACCTCAGCCTGGCCTATCAGTGGCTGCGCGACGGCGAGCCGATCGGCGCGACCGGGGCGACCTACCGGCTCCGGGCGGCCGACCTCGAGCACCGGATCTCGGTCCGGATCGACGCCACCCGTGCCGACTACGACCCCGGCTTCGCGACCACGGCCGAGGTCGGCCCGATCGCGCCCGGACAGTTCACCAGCGTGGCCGCGCCCGCGGTCGAAGGCACCCCGCAGGTCGGGGTCCGGCTGACCATCGCCGGCAATGGCTGGGACCCGACGCCGGAGGAGACCGCCTACCAGTGGCTGCGTGACGGGACGCCGATAGCCGGGGCCACCGGCACGTCGTACGTGCCCGGGCCCGTGGACGTCGACGGCCGGATCGCGGTCGAGGTCAGCGTGAGCAGCGATGCCTACGAGCCGGCCGTGCTGCGCAGTGTCGAGTCGGCTCCGGTGGCGCTCGGCGCGCTCGACAACACCGCCGTGCCCGAGGTCAGCGGCACCGCGCGGGTCGGCGAGACGCTGAGCGCGACGGCCGGCGGCTGGGCTCCGGACGGCGTCACGACGACCTACCAGTGGCGCCGTGACGGCGCGCCGATCCCCGGCGCCACCGCGGCGACGTACCCCTTGGTCCCGGCCGACGCGAACGCCCGGATCACGGTGGCGGTCACCGCCACCCTGGCCGGATATGCGCCCGCGGAGTCGGCGAGCGCCGCGACCGCGCCGGTCACCTACGATGTCGTCGCCAATGTCACCCGCCCGACGGTCACCGGCACCGCGCGCGTCGGCGAGACGCTGAGTGCCACCGACGGCACCTGGACCCCGACCGGCACCACGCCGGCCTTCCAGTGGCTGCGTGACGGCACCCCGATCCCGGGGGCCACCGCCCGTACCCGGGTGCTGCGCGCTGCGGACCTCGGCGCCCGGATCAGCGTCGAGGTGACCGCGTCGCGGGACCAGTACGACCCGGCCCGGGCCACCTCCGAGGAGACCGTCGCCGTGACGCCCGGTGCGCTGGCCAATGTGACCGCGCCCACGATCCTCGGCAGCACCCGGGTGGAGCGGACCCTGACCGTCGACCCCGGGACCTGGGCGCCAGTCTCGGTCGAGGGCTATGCCTACCAGTGGCTGCGCGACGGCAGCGCGATCGACGGCGCCACCGACGCGACCTACGTCCTCACCGACGACGACCTGGACGCCGAGATCGGCCTGCGGGTCACCGCGTCGAAGGCCGGCTACGACTCCGCAACGGCGACCGCGCCGCCGACGTCCGCGATCCGGCCGGCCGACCACGCCCCGACCGTCGAGGTGACGGTTGCGCCCGGACTGACCGGGGCGGCGCCGTACGCAGCCCGGATCGAGATCGCAGCCGACGACCCGGAGCACGACCCGTTGACCTACCGGGTCGAGCCGGGGGACGGCAGCGGCGCGCTGACCGGCGGCATCGTGGAGCCGGTGCAGGCTGTCGACCACGTCTTCGCGACCGTCGGCTCCTTCGCGGTCCGGGTGCTGGTCAGCGATGGTGAGAACACCACGACCCGGATCGTGAGGGTCACCTCGCTGTTGCCCGAGCCGCTCGTGGCGGTCGGGGGTGAGCCGGTCGCCGCGGTTGCCGGAACGCCGGTCACCCTGGACGCGGGCGCCTCCCGGCCGGCCGCGCTGATCGACTCCTACGAGTGGGACTTCGGCGACGGCGCCCATGGCAGCGGCGTCGCCGCACGGCACACCTACGCGAGCGCGGGCACCTTCCCGGTCACCCTCACCGTGACGGCCGGCACTGAGGTCGCCACCGCCACCACGACGGTGACGGTCAGCAAGACACCGGTCACGCCGGGACTCCAGGTCACGATCCGGGACGGCGACGCCCTGCTGTCGGGGGCCCAGGCCTCGGTGCGGATGCCCGACGGCACCCGGATCAGCGGCGTCACCGACGGCTCCGGGGGCATGACCCTGCACGGCCTGCCCGACGGGTCGACGGCCGTCGACGTCTGGGCGCCGGGCTACCTGCCCGCGACAGTCACGGCGACGCTGAGCGACGGTGGCGGCAGCCTCGACGTCTCCCTGGTCCGCGGGGACGTCGGCTCGGCGGTGCTCGAGTCCCACCCGCTGACCCTCGACGAGCTCTGGGACCGCGGCATCGACCTGGACGCCGCGGAGAACCAGCACATCTTCGAGGCCGAGATCCGGCTCCACTTCGTCGTGGAGGAGCCCGACGAGCCCGGCACCTACCAGCCGCAGTCCCTGCCGGTCACGCTCACGGCGGTCGAGGGCGGCGGCTACTACCTGGGCTGCTCGGGCGGCTGCCCGGGCGGTGGCGGCGGTGGCGGTGGCTCGCTGGTGCTGGGCGGCTCGACGTACACGCCGCGGATCACCGTCGTCGAGGGCGCCCCGATCATCGAGTGGCTGGTGATCCCGGTGCGGGGATCGTGGGCCAAGGAGTTCTTCGACGTCTCGATGATCGTGCAGAACCTCGGGACCGGCGGAGCCACCTTCCGTCCCGGCCTGGCGACCCTCGACCTCCCGTCCGGGCTCGCTCTCGCGACCACCTGGGACGGCCAGCAGCAGACCCTGACCCGCACGGTTCCGGCCATTCCGGCCGGCGGCAGCCAGACGATCAGCTGGACCGTGCGCGGCGACGAGGAGGGGTTCTACGACCTCGAGGCGACCTACGACTCGGTGCTGGACCCGTTCGACGCGCCGCTCACCCTGGTCGCCCGCAGTGAGCATCCGCTGCACGTGTGGGCGGGATCCGCCCTGACGCTCAGCGTCACGGTCGACGGCGAGGTGGAGCGCTGGATGCCGTACCGGGTCACCACGACCCTGACCAACAGCACCTGCGCCGCGATCGGCCCCGGTTGCGACGAGGTCGGGCCGACGCTCTACAACGTGCGACTCGCCCTCGGAGAGCGACCCGAGAACGCCCCGGCCGACCAGGCCCGCTACGTGTACGGACCGAACGAGCAGACCCAGGACGCCGCGATGATCCTGCCGCCCGGGGCGTCCGTCCAGGTCGACACGATCGTCATGCCCGGTATCGGCACCGACGACGACGATCCCGCCGGAGCGCCCATCGGCGACGTCGAGGCGATCAAGGAGAAGGTCGTGCGGGTGATGCAGCTCGACACGGCGCAGAGCATGCTGACTCAGACCGCTGGCACCCCGATCAACATCGATGACGAGATCCATGTCCACGACGGCCTGACGCCGCACACCCGCCTCGACATCGACAAGGTCGACGACGGCGCCGAGGAGCGGATCGAGCTCGACTGGGACCCGGTGAGCCTGCCGGGGAAGACGGTGACCGGCTACCGCGTCTACACCCGCGACTCGCTCACCGGCGGATCCTGGCGGGTGCTGCCCGCGGGCGTCAGCTCGACGACCTGGCCCGCCGGGACCACGCAGGCGTCGTATCCGTTGGGGACGCCGGGCCTGGGCGGCTACTTCACCGTCATCGCGGTCTACGCCGGCGGCACCCTGGCCACGCACCGGCTGGTGTTCGGGCCCGCGAAGTACGTCGCCCTGGGCGACTCCTTCAGTGCGGGCGAGGGCGTGCCCGAGTTCAGTGCGGGCTCGGCCACCGACATCGACTCCACGGGCGGGCCCGCGACCTGGGAGAAGGCCTGGGCGCTGGTCACCGGCGACCAGGCGGGCAACACCTGCCACCGCTCCAGCCGTGGCTCCTACTCCCGGCTGCTGTCCGCCGAACCCGAGCTCTCGTCGTGGCTGGCGCCGGCGCGGTTCGCGGCTTGCAGCGGCGCGGTCACCAAGGACCTCGTGGAGCCGAACCCCGACAACGAGAACGAGCCTGCGCAGACCGACTCCCTCAGCGAGGCCACCCGCGCGGTGACGATGACCATGGGAGGCAACGACGCCGACTTCGGCGGCATCATCAAGGCCTGCCTGAACCCCCTGCAGTCGTGCGCGGCAGACCTGTACGGCAACTCCGGCGTGCGCTGGGAGTGGCTGGCGCGCACCGAGGTCGAGCTGAACAAGGGCTTTGACGTGGTCACCAGCGCGGCCGACGTGCTGGCGGAGTGCCCGCTCGAGACGGCGAGCGTCATCGGCATGGCCAAGTGCGGCATGGCGATCCGTGACTACTACCTCGCCCTCAAGCGGGCCACGGGCGACCGCGACCGGGACGCGTCGGCCCTGTTCGTGTACGCCGACGTGTTGCGCAAGAGGCTCGAGGCGTCGTACGAGAAGGTCCTCGCGGAGGCGCCCAACGCCACCCTCTACGTCGCCGACTATCCCAGGCAGCTGAGAGCGGGCCGCGCGTCGAAGGCGTGCGAGGTGACGCCCTTCGGCGATCTGAGCGTGATCGACCCGGTCGAGGGCGTGCTGCTCAACGGCTTCGTGGACCAGCTCAACGAGGAGATCGCGGAGGCGCTCGAGAACGTGCGCGCGCGACACCCGGACCGGTCGGTGATCTACGTGCCCGTGGCGGAGGAGTTCGCCGGCCACGAGCTGTGCGTCGACGGCGAGCTGAACCCCGACAGCGCCTTCAACCCGCTGATCAACGACGTGCTGAGCTGGCCCGACGCGTACGGCAAGGTCGCCTACTCCTTCCACCCCAACGCGCTCGGTCAGGAGCTGTATCGCGATGCGTTCCGGCAGGCGATGACCGGTCAGACCCGCAAGCTGGTCGAGATGGAGACGTCCTCGATCACCCCGGCGCAGAGCGAGGTGCCGCCCTTCACCGACGGTGTCGTCGCCCGGGTCCGCCATGCCGAGGTGACGCCGGTCGCGATCTCGCTGCTCGGCCCCGACGGCCAGGTCGTCCACGCGGGTGACCCCGGCACCACCTCGGGTGACGAGAACGGCGTCACCTGGCTCCGGCTGGCGGACCCGGCGCCCGGACTGTGGCGGGTCGAGGTCGAGCTCGCGGACCCGGCCCCGGCGGCGAAGGGGGCGAGCGAGCGCGGCCTGCTCGCGACTGCCCTCGCCGCGGACGAGCCGGTGGCACCCACGCTGGTCGAGGTCGAGCTGTCGGTCGAGGCGTCGCCGGACGCTCCGGTCGCGTCGGCGACCCTCACCGGGCCGACGAGCGGGAGCTACCGCTTCGACGCCTCGGGCTCCCACGGCCGCGGCGACGAGCAGCTGAGCGTCGACTGGTTGTTCGCCGACGGCGCCACCGCCACGGGCCGCGTCGTCGACCACGCCTTCGCCGCCGGCATCGAGCCCTCGGCCCTGCTCACCGTCACCACCGCCGACGGTCGGTCGGCCTCGGTCGACGTCACCCTTGCCCCACCCCCGGCGCCCGCGCTGGTGCCCGTGGGCGACCCGTCGGTGACGGCCGACGTGGCGGAGGGCGACCCGGTCGTTCCCGGTGTCGTGCTCACCGCTTCGGGCGACTGGATCCCGCAACCCGCCGGCACGACCTTCCGCTGGCTGCGCGACGGCGACCCGATCTCCGGAGCCACGGCGTCCACCTACCGGGTCACCGCCCAAGATGCCGGCCATGCCCTGCGGGTCGAGATCACGGCCAGCCGTGAGGGCTTCGAGCCGGGCGAGGCCCGGAGCGCGGCGCTCGCCGTACCCGAGGAGCCGGTCGAGCCGACCGTCACCAACACCGTCCTGCCGGTCATCAGCGGCACTCCAGCTGTCGGGCAGACCCTGACCGTGTCGCCGGGCTCCTGGACGCCGGCGGACGTCGTACTCAGCTATGCCTGGTTCGCGGGCGCGTCCCCGATCCCGGGCGCCAGCGGACCCACCGCCACCAGCCTGCTGCTCACCGCGGCGCAGCAGGACGCGGTGATCACGGTGCGGGTCACGGCGACCGTCGGCGACGTGTCCCAGGCCGTGACGACGGTGGGCACGCCGGCGGTGCGCGCGGCGGGTGGTGGCGGCGGTGGCGTTGGGCCCACCGCCGGCCCGGGCAGCGCGGCGTGCACGGCGGCGACCCAAGCCCTGAGCACCGCACAGGCCGTCCTCGCCGACGTCAGTCAGCGGCTCAAGAGCGCCAAGGCCAAGCTCAAGAAGGCCAGGAAGGCGCGCAGGACAGCGCAGGTGACCAAGTTGAAGAAGAAGGTCGCGAAGCTGAAGAAGAGCCGGACAGCCGCCCACGCGACGGTCACAACCGCCCTCGGATCGGTGGGCTCGGCCTGCTGA